A segment of the Corylus avellana chromosome ca2, CavTom2PMs-1.0 genome:
GCCGAGACACGACGGAGTAGGCGACGGTGCGATAGTTGAAACCGATAGTGATAGATCCTCCTCTGCCAATGCCGGCGGCTTCAAACCGGTACATGCAAATTCAGTTAGTACCTCGACGCCAAGTTCAGATTGATCATACTCCTGTATTACATCGATCAAGTGCTCTATTGAGTTCTCTCCCTTGGGGACTTTCCGCCCCATCCGCGACAAATGGCGGGTGACATCTTTGGGCGATCCTTGATACATGAGCTGCCCACGCGCCAGGATTATGAGATGGTCGAGCAGCAACTGGATTCTCCACGAGGGCTTCTTGCTTCCGCCATTTCTtttcaatcttcttcttcttcgtcaccGTGTAAGTAAGGCTCGCAAACTCAAGCCCGCCGGTGAAGTGAACTGTCGATCACCGTCTCGCGACGATCGCTGTTGGTACGAGCCATTGATAATGATATATTGTCCGTACGTATATACTTAATTCTTTGACAACTTTTTTATggcatagagagagagagagagagagagagagagagggagatggaGAGAAAACTATTGTTggtgtcactacaaaaaaaataggatTTTCTATCGTGGCTACAGTACATATattgttgccacgtcattaattttctgacgttggaATTTTACTacgtcaggaattttttttctgacgtgtgaatagtaccacgtcagaattttctgacgtgttagttttaacacgtcagaaaattctgacgtgttaaatactccaacgtcagaaaattgttacaaattttaaaacataaaaaaatatatattttctgacgNNNNNNNNNNNNNNNNNNNNNNNNNNNNNNNNNNNNNNNNNNNNNNNNNNNNNNNNNNNNNNNNNNNNNNNNNNNNNNNNNNNNNNNNNNNNNNNNNNNNAATCATTtccgtctttaggcaaaccagagagacctcctgtgataaaaagtaaatcttagaggttaaaaaataaataagttaaaccACATAGGTGAATAAGGTATCTAACCCATAAAAGAATGACCTGTTTGACCTGACATGTAGCGGGTTGACTCGAGATTGACATGAATATGAGTATACAAAATCCTAATAGTAAAATTGCCATCCCTAAATTTAGAAGTCGTGTTCTTTACCTCATTGAGATTGGCCCTTTTTGACTTGTCCGGGAAGGTACGGTGTAAGCCTCAGTAATTGCCTGACTCCATGGTCGCTACTAGCCAATGACCTTGAATTATAAGGGCTTCTCAAACTGTGATCATAATCGTCATAAGCATTAGTTTGTGGCTTTTTGGACTTTCCCTTCTCTAGACTCCCTTCCGCGGGATGACTGCCGAGACACGACGGAGTAGGCGACGGTGCGATAGTTGAAACCGATAGTGATAGATCCTCCTCTGCCAATGCCGGCGGCTTCAAACCGGTACATGCAAATTCAGTTAGTACCTCGACGCCAAGTTCAGATTGATCATACTCCTGTATTACATCGATCAAGTGCTCTATTGAGTTCTCTCCCTTGGGGACTTTCCGCCCCATCCGCGACAAATGGCGGGTGACATCTTTGGGCGATCCTTGATACATGAGCTGCCCACGCGCCAGGATTATGAGATGGTCGAGCAGCAATTGGATTCTCCACGAGGGCTTCTTGCTTCCGCCATTTCTtttcaatcttcttcttcttcgtcaccGTGTAAGTAAGGCTCGCAAACTCAAGCCCGCCGGTGAAGTGAACTGTCGATCACCGTCTCGCGACGATCGCTGTTGGTACGGGCCATTGATAATGATATATTGTCCGTACGTATATACTTAATTCTTTGACAACTTTTTTATggcatagagagagagagagagagagagagagagggagggagatgGAGAGAAAACTATTGTTGgtgttaatatatttttgtttttctctttttggggTCTCCCAAGTTCGGGGATGGGAGCTGATGGAGGGAATTAAACGGAGGATCCGGAGAGGAGGATACAGCTGGTGAGGAGATAATTCCAAAGTTAACGCGAGGCTGTCTTCATTGAAGAATCCGTTTCCAGTCGTTTGATTCGAAAGAAGAAATGTTTTCTTGTTTCCATCATCGTTCGTACGTCTGTGTTGACATTAGTGGGTGCATTTTAGCACTCCAGTTGCCCGGCTTTAGCCCATTTTTTTGGACGTACGTTTACTTTCGCCGAGCATGCAAATATATTGGACCGTCCATTTAGGAACCTCCCCATTCTTTAGGATGGTTATGAAATGACACAAGTTTTGTTAGTAATAAAACGTACATGTTATTCTAATATATtaggattattattatttttcttgattaacGTTCTTTTCCTTGCAGacatgtcaaataaaaaaaaaaaaaaaactttgattaACAAATTATAAGCATGGCCGTACAAATTACAGAGTTAGGATTTGGATAAAAAAGTTTCATAAAAGAGCCCCTGTCTGAGTGGGCCCTTTCTATACGGATAAGAGACTCTTTCAAAACCCTTGTCCGAAGAAAAAGAGGCTGAATTGAAGGTTAAAGGTCTATCAATTGAGTTTTAATCAAGTTAATAcgtatattatatattcttagaagtaaattaataaaaaaaaaagaagatatattGCGTTATTATTGGCGCGTAGATCATATACTTTTGTAACAAATAATACGTCCTTCTGAACGGAGCTTTCAAGATGCAAATCAAGAAGACGTCCTTGCTATTAATTCCTTAAATAATTATGCAACTCATGATGTTTTTGCCAATATTatgccactctctctctctctctctctcatactgTGATCATATGTGTTGTTCTACATTATTGGAGTAGTTTTCCTCTCTGAGGGTGATTGGATAacattatgtatattaattattagatgCATAAACTTTAAATCTTTACAACatttaaaatagagaggatcATATTTTAGCATGATCATAATAGCACTCATTTGTTGGACATTAATGACAAAATAAGTCTAGCTGAGGAGTTCGTAGGCGCTCCCTCATATTGATTTAGCCATAACATAATCTAACCCCGGCCCACCGAAAGCACCTGTGAACACCAAGCCTGTGGCGTGAAAATAATTACAAGCGTTTTTCATAGAATTAGACCCTAAAACCTAGCACTTACCGCCACTAGACCACCACATGCATTCGGTAGTTATAGTTGCAAGCTTCATTTGTTTGGGATGGCCGGGGTATATCTTCATCCTGCTATATACAGGTAACAGCTCAAAGTGCTATCATATATAACACTTaacgggtatatatatatatatatatataaaattaggcCGGAAGAATTTGAATCTATTAAACTcatatttgttatttaattaagcatgtaaatCTCAAAAATGATGTGCGAATTGCATGATATATGTTAGTCGAATagaatgagttgaaaaaaaaatccctctaatccaattttaaaaaactatctTAACATTAATAAATGATAAGTACATATTTTAGTTATGGTTTTAACTTTACCAACCTAAACTTTGTAAAGGTCTCGCCTATTTAACATCACGTGCATGCCTTGGAATACATGTTCTAAACAAgagaaatttaatcaaattgttaATATGTCTGGTTATTTACTAAATCCAACCGCATCAACTACTTTTTACCTCcttgattagaaaaaaataaaataaagtatttaaaaattacACCATATACGACAAAATAAGCTAAAACGACGCCGATTTCAAGCGTGTATACACTGTTCAAAGGAAGACGCGATGCTATCCTTTCGCACTGTGCTTCAAGCAAAGCAATGCAGGTTTACAACAAAGCATGAGCAGCTTATTGGGTATGGAGCTCTCAACCTCCGCAGCAAAACCCTCTATCTTCAACCCCAGCAACATCAATTCCTTTCCTTTCACTGAATTCCTCTCTCCTACAATTCCCCCAATATTCTCTGCCTCCCTTTTCCCGCACTTCAAACACAGCCTTAAGGCCAAGGACAAAAGGAGTAGAACAACAATTCACAGTTTCAAAACCCAGAATGCCCATTTCGAACCCATCACCAGTGAGTATTACTTTCTTTGTTTGCTGTGCTGtttttctctcactttcttgCCACTATTTGGTGTCTGtgaatctttcttttcttgtctttgcTTTTTCCTTATAAATCTTGTTACTTTCTTGAAGTCCAAAACAGAATAACGCATAAAAAAGTATGACTGGGTTTGTATTACTTTCAAGGTTTTCTAAGCAATTGAAGGAAAGTCAGAAGTGTGTCTGTGTTTTGCGAATGTGGGGTTTTTGTAGGTGTTCTCAATAGATTTTGTTAGTTCATTTTGTGGGTCTCTTAGAATAAAAGAATGGTACTCAGGTGTTCAAGTCAGTGACATAGCCACCGCTCAAGTGGAAGAGCAAGTAGAGGTTGAGCTTGCAGAGGGTTACACCATAACTCAGTTTTGTGACAAGATTATTGAGGTCTTTTTGAATGAGAAGCCCAAGACAAAGGAATGGAGGAAGTATTTGGTGTTCAGGGAGGAGTGGAAGAAGTACAGGGAAACCTTCTACAATTGGTGTCGTTCGCGGGCAGAAGGGGAAACCGATCCTACTATGAAGCAGAAATTGATTTCACTTGGAAGAAAGGTTAAAAAGGTAGAACAATGTGCATATTTTGCATGTATTTGTACTTATACTTTGTTTACTTGcagtttgtttggttgctgaaaaAAGCTTAggaaaaaagagattttgaacCTGATTTTATATGTTACTTTAGTTTCCATAAAAGTGAGGAACTTACCCCCAAGTTAACCAAATGGTTGTATCAGACTTGGTTGGGTCCAGTTTTGGTTTTCTTGGTTCCCTATGCAGTGGAGTTTTCAGATTGAAGACTGtaattttactcatcaaaaaagattgaaactgtaattttgttaattttgctaCCTTATCAACAACCAAACATAGGGTTAACAATTAAATATACAGATACTCGTTTGGGTGTAGAGGTATTTTTCCTGTTCTGTTTCATCAGGAGTGAGCATTGCAGATTGATGATGAAATGGAAGGACATAGTGAACTTCTTAAGGAGATCCAAGACAACCCAACTGATATTAATGCAATTGTTACACGTCGGCGCAAAGACTTCACGGGGGAATTTTTTATCTACCTCGATGTACTATCGCAGACTTATGACAGTTTGGAGGATCGTGATGGTAACCTTTTTATCCTTGGATGAAAATGTTGAAGCAAATTGGCTAATTGGCTTCCACTTATGTTCAATAAGGATGTTGAATGATAACATAGGAGGTTTCACTGACAAGAATGAAAACAAGCTATAATATACTACAACTTCAATTTTGTCTGGCCTAAAATAAATCTGCTTGAATTCTTTACAAAAGTTTCTCCTGAACTTTTTTATGTAGCTTGGTTTTATGTCTCTTATATTATTGTCCCATTTTGTCGAGCAGCGGTGGCTAGACTGGGGACCAGATGCCTGTCTGCTGTCAGTGCTTATGATAATACGCTGGAATATGTGGATACATTAGATGCTGCCCAGGCCAAATTTGATGATATCCTCAACTCTCCATCAATGGAAGTGGCATGTGAGAAGATTAAAAGCCTTGCCAAGGCGAAGGAACTTGATTCCTCCTTGATCCTGTTGATAAATAGTGCTTGGGCTTCAGCTAAGGAGTCCACAACTATGAAAAATGAGGTAGGAGTGGCCACCTTGAGCTGAGGAATTGCTCTTTGTGGACCATGGGGATCCCTTTCCCAACTAATTAATGGGTCACAAAATGCCTAAGCAAGATGGACAAGGCTTCAATATGAATTGTCATCTAAAATAGATAATGTTTGATTGCTTggtatctcaattttttttttcccagtttAATGTGACATTTGTGGTACGTTAGTGatggatttaaaatatgtttCATCATTATGAATGATGAGCACATTTTTTCAAATACGTCATATATTCTAGAGCATAAAACCTTCGAAATTTTGTAGATTAGATAGTATAGGATAGCACTCTATGCATATGAGCAAAAACTTAATGAACATGCCCGGAAAACCAAAACAACTTAATGAGCATAATTCTTATTTGGGTACTAAAGTAGTCCAACCTCTGTCACAATGTCATTGTCCAACAAAACATTTAGCTCATGTGAAAGTGTTCGTGTAGCATGTTTCTGAATAGAATGGCGAAAACGACAAGTAGAACCATTTTAAAGTTTGTCTAGGTCTCCCAGATGGACccaattatttgttttgtgttgccATTTACGTGCAGACAGTGGAATGGTTTCAACTTCATTGCCCAGATATGTCCTTGATAACAAACCAAATTTTGCAGTTCTTGTGTGACAGATGAGTCTACATATTTAGCAAGCATGACATGTGCCTTGAGAGGCTTGGCTTCTTCTTGCTTTGCAGATCCCAAATAAAGGCTATAACCGCATCTATGAGATGGTTAGATGCTTGACGTTGATTATAAAGTTATTAAGTCACACAGAAAATATCTAGAACCCCATGAAACCTGATGCTTTAAAATCAAGCTttgctttgtaattttttttttcattgcacTGTTTTTGTATGCCTTTATTTGCTCAAGTGTTTCcttgttttgtattgttaagCTTAGACATGTAATTTCAGGTCAAAGAAATAATGTATCGTTTATATAAAGCCACAAAGAGCAGTCTTAAGAGCATTGAGCCAAAAGAAATAAAGCTACTTAAGCATTTGCTGAACATCACAGATCCTGAAGAGCGATTCTCAGCACTGGCAACAGCTTTCTCCCCGGGTGATGAACGTGAAGCCAAGGAGCCTTATGCTTTATACACGTAATAGAGCTTCTTGCTTTTTTACGTTGCAGTACTAACCTTAAGTTAGTTTCTGAAATCAGATTTTTTGTTCGGCCTActtttttggatttatttattcatttttctctgTGGTTGAGCAGTACTCCCAAGGAGCTGCACAAATGGATTAAGATCATGCTTGATGCATACAATCTCAATAAGGAAGAAACTGACATTAGGGAAGCCAGACAAATGACTCAGCCTGTGGTTATACAGAGGCTGTTCATCCTCAAGGAAACTATTGAAGAAGAATATTTGGAGCATGGTAGGTCTCAAGATTCTAAAACAGAAGGGGACACTAAATCAGAGGAGTGATGAGGTGATGCTCATTTTCACCAATAGCACTATGACACAGGAGGATCGGCAGCTGCGGAGTTGTCAGATATTGAATTAATGGTGCTAGAATATCTTGTTGGAGAAGATCAGTGCAAGAACAGTAAGGCTCAGTAAAATCAGACATAATTGTGGCAATTATGCACATATGGCAGTAAATCGAGTGTAACTATTGCTACGAAGATCAAAATCGCGCATATGACCCCAATCCATAAAGCTCTTTTGGTGTGCACTTCGTAGCCACCCAGCTATGCTTGGTGAGCTCTGTTTTCAGGCCCAAAATTCATTGTTTTCCCTATAGATCACTATTTTTAGATATTTTGTCGTTTTAgaaaacttttcccattttagTAGTGATTTTATTATCAGAATTTGcaatctctattttattatgtaattagattttatgaaataattagACTTTTGCCATTTTGGCAAAAAGTTGTTTTGCTTCAGCTATATAAGCCCCAACTTGTGGGCTTGGTTCAACACTTTGAGttttaatcaaattttagttttttcatagttattctctgtttttctttgggACGGCCAGAGTTTTCTCTtctctatttgttattttctctcttattaaatACTTTTTCACCTTCAATctttagattttgtttattgtCGTAAGTTCTTATAACAACTTCAGTTATGTCCTGCGTCATACTACTATCAATTGTCAAGTTCATCTTAAGCATAAATTTGCAGTTCTATGCTTTAAGTTGTGACCCATGAATCCCACAATTGAAAGGTATCAATCATGCATCTTTAGCTCCATAGTTGACTCAGGTATGAGTGGTCGCACTTGGAAGAGGGGTAAGAGAATCTTCAGTGCCAATTTGGTGTAGTTTGGCAAATGGTTTTAATGGAGATATAACCATTTTCCCCTCCTTTTCTAGAAAAAGCAACATGATTTACTCTAAACTGGGCAAAGTTTCATCAAAATAATTGCTTTTGCGTGGGATATGTGGGAATGGATAAGGTTTTACtctaaattgaattgaaaaaactTAATCATAATTACTACGTACTGCGGATATTGGTACGATACATACATAGATAACTTTTGTTGTACTACCACCAAATTATCTGTTGCATGCCCAAAAAACCGAAAAAGGAAACACATGTATGTCGTGGATCGTGAAGGACGAGGATTGGAGGTTCATGTTTTGCTTACGTACTTCCTTGTTTTCTTCTGTTTAAAAAGGTTGAGCATCTTCAGCTAACTCCTTTGTCCCCTACCCTACCCATCAAATTATGCACCTaatttcttaataaataaaataattgttatgCCCACTTTGACATGCACTGGGCAGTCACAAGCTTCAAATTTACAAATTTGTCCTCTACCCATGGTTACAATAATTATTgtagaaaatgaagaaagtgagGAGGATGTTTCATCATACAAGTTTCATCCTTTCCTTGCTTCTTCCAGGACCTAGGTAAAAAGAaacacgtatatatatatataattcaaagtACTTTTTGTTCGAaatcggattttttttttttgctattaaaTTCGATACAATTCTTGACGTCTTCTTcattataataaaatatctaACATTTTCACAACCTCTCAAATATCACATCTTTATCTCAAAATCCATTAAAGTAACCAAAAcaactcttatatatatatatggactcTTTTCCTCTCAATTTCCAATTCATTATTCATTCTAAATCAAGCTTTATGAATCATATTTTCCTTTACTAACAttcataacaaatatttcaataattgaTGACATTAATCTTAAATAAAAGTCATTCTTAGATAATACATTCGGCGCTGTATTTTATTATGTAAGTCACATAACTTGCTTGTATCAACAAGGATGCTATTTGATCCAAACGCTGGGAAATGTCACTTATAGGCATCAAAATGCTTGGGAAACGatcttataattttaaataaattatgaaatttagaCTGTTTTTAGGAATTGAAATGATTGAAAAATGTCACACATAAAAAATGTGGTATGTTACAGTTgagaattaagtatatttttattaagtttttggtaacaaaattgtgaacaaaaattaatgacctaaattttataatttaaaaatttacaatttatttaaaattataaggATGTATATATCCTTGTGTAACACCCTAATGACCAAGAAAAATCTCAAAAGAAAGTTAACCTCGGCAGTTAATTCGTTGGTTCAGGCAAGGATAATTTGGTCACTTCGAAAATTTGTACGTTTCCCAGACCACTATAAATAGATTTGACGTACAATTTTGATTAGGAAGattaaaagaagaaacagaGTACGCAAAGCAACGTAAAGAAGGTGTTGATATTTTGATTTGACTTTCTTAATTTCTAGTTGAattgcgatttttttttaatgtaattgtaGAGAAATATTTGTGTTTGTTGCAAATCCAATTGGTGTTGGCGAATATCGAAGGAGTTGGAGATTTAGTTCTGTTTGGTTTCCAAGAAAACGTTGACAAAAGAAATGAGTATAAAATTTACATGTTGGGATTTTCGTTGTTTCCAATCCTGGAGAACGAAACAAAGTGTCTAGTATGCTGAGATAGTTGATGTCTTTGTGTtgttgagtttgatttttttttttcgttttcataTGAAATTTGCGtctgtgttttcttttctttcatttgtcTTCAGTTTTCTCGGCGAGCAAAAAGTTGGtaagagttatatatatttatttatttttataaattctaaaaattctTAGATGTAAAAATTTTGATTCTTTCATGTCTGGTGTGGTGCTTTGACATTTCAATTCGATTTAGTTTCTAAATAATTATGGGTTCAATTTGAATTCTATATAGTTTGGATGCTCTTTGTAAGTTTATGAATTATGAAGAtctctctccattttttcaCTTCTCTGATTAGCGCTTGTTCTATAGGTGATTAATgcttggcaaaaaaaaaaaaaaaaggagtgtaGTTGATTATGAACATTGATACCCAATTTGGAACTAAACTACAGCTAAGAATTTGATTCATCTATTAAATTCAGTTACGATTTTGGGATCTTTGTGTATTGGGTATTTGGTTCTGATGTACTATGTGGATGATCTCATGCTGTTAGTGTTATAGATTACTATgaattgtaagtttttattatatcaTGTAGTTGCTGAAAGGTGGTATTTCTTTGGTTAGATTTGAGAGAATATGGAAGGGGAGCAAGAGTTTGAGTGGAATGAAGCGCAAAAGATTTTGACAAGTGTTGACCTTGTGGTTGCGGCCAAACAGCAGCTTCAGTTTCTTGCCGCTGTTGATAGGAATCGTTACCTCTATGATGGCCCTGACCTCAAGAGGGCCATCTACAGGTAAAGCATTCTGACAAACAGTTTTTGCATTTTGTTGCGCAATTTCATCCAATGTGTAATCACACatacatttcttttcttttttggagggGTGGGGGGGGGTTCTTTATTAGGGAATAGTGGtgtaaatttgtttgttttgggcTTCCTGTTGCTGTTAAAGTCTTTTTGTACTTAATTTGTCAAGGCAAAATAAGATCAAGTTTATGAGCTTTCGTTTGTAAAGGTTTGAATATGCTTATCTAATTTAAGGAGAAGAAGGTTTGAATCCATGAACCATAATAGTAATTcctatataaatattatttatgataGTATGCATTAGTACATGCATTTAGAGTTTTCTATAAATACTCCAAATAGAAGTTCTGAATCATGAATATGCTAATTTCAGGTATAATGCTTGTTGGCTTCCCTTACTTGCCAAGCATTCTGAGTCCCGGATTTCTGAAGGGCCTTTGGTTGTTCCTCTTGATTGTGAATGGGTTTGGCATTGTCACAGGCTTAATCCAGTAGGCTTCTACACCAAAAACATAgaattatcattttctttttctattcagTTTCTCTTTTCTCATTGAAGTCGGATTGCTAAGctcttttttaactttaattctcttttttgtggttttgttaTTCAGGTACAATACAAATCTGACTGTGAGGAACTTTATGGAAGAATCCTTGACAATTCTAATGTCGTGTCTTCCATTCAAGGCACTTGTAAAAGACAAACAGAAGAAATTTGGAATAGACTGTATCCAGAAGAACCCTACAACTTCAACATAACTCAAGCATTCTCAGAAAATATCTCCGAGACACTTCCTGGTGTTCAAAAGTGCACTAAATATGATCTGGTTTCGGCAGTTAAAAGGCAGAGTCCTTTCTTTTACCAGGTAATAGTGATAatgaacttttgtttttttgaagtGTAGCCCATAAATTTGGGCAACTGAGGTCCTACTTCCTAATGTCTTCAATTTGTGATTAAAAGATAAGGTGGATGATTTTTGGACTTGCTACTTCAATTGTATTAGCAATATCAGTTTATGACAGGATCATATGATGCCTTCATATTGGAATTGCCCTTAATCAATGGTCCATTTTTGAGAAGCATGATTTGGAAGTAAGTTGTTATATAGCTCCATAATGTGGGTGTTACAAGGAACTTTCATTTCTGAGATCTCAATCTTGATATTGTCTCAGAT
Coding sequences within it:
- the LOC132168484 gene encoding uncharacterized protein At4g37920; this translates as MAGVYLHPAIYRKTRCYPFALCFKQSNAGLQQSMSSLLGMELSTSAAKPSIFNPSNINSFPFTEFLSPTIPPIFSASLFPHFKHSLKAKDKRSRTTIHSFKTQNAHFEPITSVQVSDIATAQVEEQVEVELAEGYTITQFCDKIIEVFLNEKPKTKEWRKYLVFREEWKKYRETFYNWCRSRAEGETDPTMKQKLISLGRKVKKIDDEMEGHSELLKEIQDNPTDINAIVTRRRKDFTGEFFIYLDVLSQTYDSLEDRDAVARLGTRCLSAVSAYDNTLEYVDTLDAAQAKFDDILNSPSMEVACEKIKSLAKAKELDSSLILLINSAWASAKESTTMKNEVKEIMYRLYKATKSSLKSIEPKEIKLLKHLLNITDPEERFSALATAFSPGDEREAKEPYALYTTPKELHKWIKIMLDAYNLNKEETDIREARQMTQPVVIQRLFILKETIEEEYLEHGRSQDSKTEGDTKSEE